One genomic window of Moorella glycerini includes the following:
- a CDS encoding type II toxin-antitoxin system HicB family antitoxin, giving the protein MKFPVTIYPGEDGWLITECPIIPGCVSQGKTKEEALANIKEAIELCLEVRKEEGLPPFLPLHEIEVAI; this is encoded by the coding sequence ATGAAATTCCCGGTAACTATTTATCCTGGTGAAGATGGCTGGCTTATAACTGAATGTCCCATTATTCCTGGATGTGTATCCCAAGGAAAAACAAAAGAAGAAGCCCTGGCAAACATCAAAGAAGCCATAGAACTCTGTCTCGAAGTCCGTAAAGAAGAAGGACTCCCACCCTTCCTGCCCCTGCACGAAATTGAGGTGGCCATTTAA
- a CDS encoding type II toxin-antitoxin system HicA family toxin: protein MAQLPVISGLEAVQAFQRAGWRISRQKGSHIILVKQGEIASLSIPDHKTLDRGTLRSLIRKAGMSVEDFIEFL, encoded by the coding sequence ATGGCCCAATTACCTGTAATATCCGGCCTTGAGGCAGTGCAAGCCTTCCAGAGGGCCGGCTGGAGGATTTCCCGTCAGAAAGGTAGCCATATTATCCTTGTCAAGCAAGGCGAGATAGCCTCCCTTTCTATCCCCGATCATAAGACCCTTGATCGCGGTACCCTGCGCAGCTTAATTCGCAAAGCAGGAATGTCAGTAGAAGATTTTATAGAGTTCCTCTGA
- a CDS encoding type II toxin-antitoxin system VapC family toxin, whose product MLPGCRRKGHQPEVDYVEHALRDGTLTITAITVFELKVGLAANSKRERLLAKFFQQVTILPFDGQAALAAAMIENRLRSGGEVMGVPDTLIAGICLARNLSLFTLNVEHFKRVPGLEVLTPTSASSSQV is encoded by the coding sequence ATGCTGCCGGGATGCCGCAGGAAAGGGCACCAGCCGGAAGTTGATTATGTCGAACATGCTTTAAGAGATGGTACGCTTACCATAACAGCTATAACAGTTTTTGAACTTAAGGTAGGTCTTGCTGCCAACAGTAAAAGGGAAAGGCTGCTGGCTAAATTTTTTCAGCAGGTTACCATCTTGCCTTTTGATGGCCAGGCAGCTCTGGCGGCGGCTATGATCGAAAATAGATTGCGGTCTGGTGGAGAGGTCATGGGGGTGCCTGATACCCTTATTGCCGGCATCTGCCTGGCGCGCAACCTGTCCCTGTTTACATTAAATGTAGAACATTTTAAACGGGTACCCGGGCTAGAAGTGCTTACCCCCACATCCGCATCGTCATCGCAGGTGTAG
- a CDS encoding ABC transporter ATP-binding protein, which yields MKERLPARSLRLSRITKKIGEFQLRDISLEFFPGEYFVILGPTGAGKTVLLEVIAGMYAPDAGEIWLGEDNITAWPPEKRCFGFVYQDYALFPHLNVRENIVFGLKNKKLPPGQMERELDAVVVLLGIDRLLRRFPYTLSGGEQQRVALARALIMKPEVLLLDEPLSALDPCTKETLQQELKRLHRLTGTLIIHVTHDFEEALYLGDRIGVIMGGSLLQVGSPEEIFTRPRTTAVARFVGAENIYHSEIILRGGRKYVTLGETLLQVETDLTGRAGFSVRPEHVLVSSLPQPGNCLPGKVLAIYPRGLLARVIIDAGERLVALVVAGEDKGCFLLPGSIVYCSIPPAAINVFPL from the coding sequence GTGAAAGAACGATTGCCCGCGCGCTCGCTGCGGCTATCCCGGATAACTAAAAAGATAGGGGAGTTTCAGCTCCGGGACATCTCCCTGGAATTTTTCCCGGGAGAGTACTTCGTTATTCTGGGGCCCACGGGTGCCGGTAAAACAGTCCTCTTAGAGGTTATTGCCGGCATGTATGCGCCGGATGCCGGTGAAATATGGCTGGGGGAAGATAATATTACCGCTTGGCCGCCGGAAAAAAGGTGCTTCGGTTTTGTTTACCAGGATTATGCTTTATTTCCCCATTTAAACGTCAGGGAAAATATTGTCTTTGGGCTTAAAAATAAAAAACTGCCTCCCGGGCAGATGGAAAGAGAATTAGATGCCGTTGTGGTTTTGTTGGGCATCGATCGTCTTCTCCGGCGTTTTCCTTATACCTTAAGCGGCGGCGAGCAACAGCGGGTTGCCCTGGCCAGGGCACTCATAATGAAACCTGAGGTTCTTTTGTTGGATGAACCTTTATCTGCCCTGGATCCCTGTACAAAAGAGACGCTCCAGCAGGAGCTGAAGCGCCTGCACCGGCTTACCGGCACCCTGATTATTCATGTAACCCACGATTTTGAAGAAGCCTTATACCTGGGCGACCGCATTGGCGTCATCATGGGAGGCAGTTTGCTCCAGGTGGGTTCCCCGGAGGAAATATTTACCCGGCCGCGGACGACCGCTGTAGCCCGCTTTGTCGGGGCGGAGAATATTTATCACAGCGAGATTATCCTGCGCGGCGGCCGGAAATACGTGACCCTGGGAGAGACGCTGCTGCAAGTAGAGACGGATTTAACCGGCCGGGCGGGTTTTTCCGTCAGGCCGGAGCATGTCCTGGTGAGCAGTTTGCCGCAGCCTGGAAACTGCCTGCCGGGAAAGGTGCTCGCGATTTATCCCCGGGGTTTACTGGCCAGGGTAATAATCGACGCCGGTGAAAGGCTCGTCGCCCTGGTTGTGGCCGGGGAAGATAAAGGTTGCTTCTTATTACCGGGTAGTATAGTTTACTGTTCTATCCCGCCGGCTGCCATTAATGTTTTCCCGCTTTAA
- a CDS encoding ABC transporter permease, translating to MGSRLFKTFNVLVTFLVLLFILAAVGTVLVRGLPFIPLSLKMPELVFAIRLSLLTSIVSTAACLLVAMPVAYTLARYNLPGRGIAANLLRIPLTLPPIVSGVCLLLLFGTTTFGEILARMGLRFVFTVTGIILAQFFVNLPALITVLKAAIEAVDIRLEYVARTLGCTPARAFLKVTLPLIRNNILAGLVLTWGKALGEFGAVLMLAGATRFKTETLPISIYLNMATGDMEALMASAAILILIAVISLAVFERAGVKLYERVPGL from the coding sequence TTGGGTTCAAGGTTGTTTAAAACCTTTAACGTGCTGGTAACTTTCCTGGTACTGCTATTTATTTTAGCCGCCGTAGGTACCGTCCTGGTAAGGGGTTTGCCCTTTATACCTCTATCGCTAAAGATGCCGGAACTGGTCTTCGCCATCAGGCTCAGCCTCTTGACCTCCATTGTTTCAACAGCCGCCTGCCTGCTGGTAGCTATGCCGGTGGCCTATACCCTGGCTCGTTACAATCTGCCGGGCCGGGGTATAGCAGCCAATCTTCTCAGAATCCCTTTAACCCTGCCGCCCATTGTCTCCGGCGTTTGCCTGCTCCTGCTTTTTGGCACTACGACCTTTGGCGAAATCCTGGCCAGGATGGGTTTACGTTTTGTGTTTACCGTGACCGGGATCATCCTGGCCCAATTTTTCGTCAATCTTCCTGCCTTGATTACCGTCCTGAAGGCTGCTATCGAGGCCGTGGATATCCGCCTCGAATATGTGGCGAGGACCCTGGGCTGTACTCCGGCCCGGGCTTTTCTAAAGGTTACTTTACCATTAATACGAAATAATATCCTCGCAGGGCTGGTTCTTACCTGGGGTAAGGCCTTGGGGGAATTTGGGGCGGTGCTTATGCTGGCCGGCGCTACCAGGTTTAAAACGGAAACCCTGCCTATTTCTATCTATTTGAATATGGCTACCGGTGATATGGAAGCCCTGATGGCTTCGGCGGCCATCCTGATCCTGATCGCCGTGATTTCCCTGGCCGTTTTTGAACGGGCAGGGGTAAAGCTTTACGAACGGGTGCCGGGCCTGTGA
- the modA gene encoding molybdate ABC transporter substrate-binding protein, whose protein sequence is MRVSKSVTLLLGLLLFGLLVLVGCGSSKDESPKGQAGTNDKADNAAGRSLLVYSGAGLKNPVEEIGAAFQAQSGLKLTYTFGGAAQLNNQILLTGQGDVYLPGDIAELKPVKEKNLVAWEKNVVYHLPVLAVPKGNPAGIRKLADLARPGVKVALGDPQANPIGKLADQLLQKHGLLENVNKNVVVRTPTANELVVYLSTKQADAAVIWEENCQGAKDKLELVPVPELKEYVKTVPVAVLTCSKEKELAQQLAEFFTSSAAYQIWQKWGYKPVAR, encoded by the coding sequence GTGAGGGTTTCAAAATCTGTCACGCTATTACTGGGTCTACTTTTGTTTGGGTTGCTGGTGCTGGTCGGCTGCGGTAGCAGTAAAGATGAGAGTCCGAAGGGCCAGGCAGGAACGAATGATAAGGCGGACAACGCGGCCGGGCGCTCCCTTTTAGTTTATAGCGGCGCCGGCCTGAAAAACCCGGTCGAGGAAATCGGTGCCGCTTTTCAAGCTCAAAGCGGGTTAAAGCTTACCTATACCTTTGGCGGCGCAGCGCAGCTTAACAACCAGATCCTGTTAACCGGGCAGGGAGACGTCTACCTGCCGGGGGATATAGCGGAATTAAAGCCTGTTAAAGAAAAAAACCTGGTAGCATGGGAAAAGAATGTCGTTTATCACCTACCGGTACTGGCTGTTCCCAAGGGGAATCCTGCCGGCATCCGCAAGTTAGCCGACCTGGCTCGTCCGGGAGTGAAAGTAGCCCTGGGGGACCCCCAGGCCAATCCTATCGGCAAGCTGGCCGACCAGCTTCTGCAAAAGCACGGCCTTCTGGAAAACGTCAATAAAAATGTGGTAGTCAGGACGCCGACGGCAAACGAGCTGGTGGTGTATCTAAGCACCAAGCAGGCCGACGCTGCCGTGATCTGGGAAGAAAATTGCCAGGGGGCAAAAGACAAGCTTGAGCTGGTACCAGTGCCCGAACTAAAGGAATATGTCAAAACAGTTCCGGTGGCAGTACTGACCTGTTCCAAGGAAAAAGAATTGGCCCAGCAACTGGCCGAATTTTTCACTTCGTCGGCGGCCTACCAGATCTGGCAAAAATGGGGATACAAACCGGTGGCCCGTTAG
- a CDS encoding Rossmann-like domain-containing protein: protein MQFLEGIREKFYGLVKDRHLTGEEEIQVISARPLTPEEAIGRPERQDFPLLKGKEFMIQANFKDACGQAYTDMPGNYQGTLKEVLALPLRNNYERAVFIATLNAVMRHLKLVDKTVHCRDQEPAQCASRLVEYVRERFGNPRIAFIGLQPAMVASLAGHFPIRVTDLDPDNVGQRKGGVMIEDARHTEEIIEWSELVLATGTTAVNDTLAAIMGRKPIVFYGVTISGIACLAGYEQYCSFGH, encoded by the coding sequence ATGCAATTCTTAGAAGGCATCAGAGAAAAATTTTACGGGCTGGTAAAAGACAGGCACCTGACCGGGGAGGAAGAAATACAGGTGATCAGCGCCCGGCCCCTGACCCCCGAGGAAGCCATCGGCCGGCCGGAACGCCAGGACTTTCCTCTTTTAAAGGGTAAAGAATTTATGATCCAGGCCAACTTTAAAGACGCTTGTGGGCAGGCGTATACCGATATGCCGGGGAATTACCAGGGCACCCTGAAGGAAGTTCTGGCCCTGCCGTTACGTAATAACTATGAGCGAGCCGTATTTATCGCCACTTTGAATGCCGTGATGCGGCATCTCAAACTGGTAGACAAGACCGTCCACTGCCGCGACCAAGAACCGGCCCAATGTGCCTCCCGCCTGGTAGAATACGTCCGGGAACGTTTCGGCAACCCCCGGATTGCCTTTATCGGCCTGCAGCCGGCCATGGTGGCCAGCCTGGCCGGTCATTTCCCGATCCGGGTAACCGACCTGGACCCGGATAACGTCGGGCAACGTAAAGGCGGAGTTATGATAGAAGACGCCCGGCATACAGAAGAAATTATTGAATGGAGCGAACTGGTCTTGGCGACCGGTACAACCGCGGTAAACGATACCCTGGCGGCGATAATGGGCCGGAAACCGATTGTCTTTTACGGGGTAACCATCAGCGGCATAGCCTGCCTGGCCGGTTACGAGCAGTATTGCTCTTTTGGGCATTGA
- a CDS encoding response regulator, whose protein sequence is MDKINVIIVDDHPLVRDGLLGIINAQSDMEVIGEAGQAGEALEIAKRLKPQVMVLDISLPDFNGLEVAYQLKVARENDGWQTQVVILSMYSNEKFVFRALDAGALGYVHKNSPGREIVEAIRSVTRGKYFLSSDISSTLISEYLKQCRNQRAEPSYERLTHREQEIFRLVVEGVSNRDIARLLTISKKTVEKHRANIMRKLGAHNYAELVKHAIKIGILDTDI, encoded by the coding sequence ATGGACAAAATTAATGTTATCATTGTTGATGACCACCCTTTAGTCCGCGACGGCCTGCTGGGAATAATTAATGCCCAGTCTGATATGGAGGTAATTGGGGAAGCTGGCCAAGCAGGCGAGGCCCTGGAAATCGCCAAACGTTTAAAGCCACAAGTTATGGTGCTTGACATTTCCCTTCCCGATTTCAACGGCTTGGAGGTTGCCTACCAACTAAAAGTTGCCAGGGAAAATGACGGCTGGCAAACCCAGGTTGTGATTTTATCCATGTACAGCAATGAAAAATTTGTTTTTAGGGCCCTGGACGCCGGCGCCCTCGGTTATGTACACAAGAATTCTCCCGGGAGAGAAATCGTAGAGGCAATTAGGAGTGTAACGCGGGGGAAATATTTCCTTAGCAGCGATATATCAAGCACACTTATTTCGGAGTACTTAAAGCAGTGCAGGAACCAACGGGCAGAGCCTTCTTATGAACGTTTGACCCACCGTGAGCAGGAGATATTTAGGCTGGTAGTAGAAGGAGTAAGTAACCGCGATATCGCCAGGTTATTAACCATCAGCAAGAAGACGGTCGAAAAACACCGGGCTAATATAATGCGTAAGCTAGGCGCCCATAATTATGCCGAACTGGTTAAGCACGCTATTAAAATAGGAATTTTAGACACTGATATATAG
- a CDS encoding ATP-binding protein has product MGLKCMRRRVAELGGTLYIHSKPGRGTTVRVEIPFERRND; this is encoded by the coding sequence TTGGGCCTTAAATGTATGCGGCGGAGGGTCGCAGAACTAGGTGGCACTTTGTATATACACTCAAAGCCCGGCAGGGGAACAACCGTGAGAGTGGAAATACCATTTGAGCGCAGGAATGATTAA
- a CDS encoding sensor histidine kinase — MAEKELNWLSGQLISMQEKERERLARDLHDGLGQDIVAQKLQLESVLAALSHKEKINLPQIKLNIKEIIGGIERIGEEVRRISFDLMPSMLESLGLKNTLEWMSEQFSIASGLKVDLEIYGVGPERLPPNIEVALFRVFQEALNNISKHAQPSRVSLKLSYVYPKLIAVIADDGQGFEP; from the coding sequence TTGGCGGAAAAGGAATTGAATTGGCTTTCCGGCCAGTTGATAAGCATGCAGGAAAAAGAGCGGGAGCGGCTTGCCAGGGACTTACATGACGGGCTTGGTCAGGATATCGTAGCTCAGAAATTGCAATTAGAATCGGTACTAGCCGCGTTGTCCCATAAAGAAAAAATAAACCTGCCCCAAATAAAATTAAATATCAAAGAAATCATTGGCGGAATTGAGAGGATAGGCGAAGAAGTAAGGCGTATTTCCTTTGACTTGATGCCTTCGATGCTGGAATCCTTGGGACTTAAGAATACTTTAGAGTGGATGAGCGAGCAGTTTTCAATTGCCAGTGGTTTAAAAGTCGATTTAGAAATATACGGCGTCGGGCCGGAACGATTGCCTCCCAATATTGAAGTAGCTCTTTTTCGGGTGTTCCAGGAGGCATTAAATAATATCTCCAAACATGCTCAACCAAGCCGGGTATCTTTAAAGCTGAGTTATGTTTATCCCAAATTGATTGCAGTGATTGCTGATGACGGACAAGGGTTTGAACCTTAG
- a CDS encoding sigma-54 interaction domain-containing protein translates to MAAIQGVRHLETIRLLPHEAREQRLQIILDSVSDGIVAIDADGRITSLNPIGERMLRVTRAEALEQPIASFLGSDLPILRCLADGRPYNNIKLDITGPRGRICHLTSGRCLRDPAGTVVGVVATMKDIAELRQMVYTLAQPEAITFSDLIGNTPAFNRVVAMGRMVALGDSTVLLRGESGTGKELFARALHTESPRRQKAFIPVNCAALPEELLESELFGYVGGAFTGARKGGKAGLFAAAEGGTIFLDEIAEASPAIQAKLLRVLQEGKIRRVGSNSEEPVNVRVIVATHRDLETMVRQGLFREDLYYRLNVVPIFLPPLRERREDIPLLARHFLDKLARHLNRAVPELTPAALNKLTAYSWPGNIRELVNVLERAVNLVNGPQILPEHIWLYNWEGPLLSRNPQPELKTLAAIVRAVEANAVQEALKRHGSARKAARALGLSHTALLGKIKKLGLKWPA, encoded by the coding sequence CTGGCGGCCATTCAGGGGGTCCGCCACCTCGAGACCATCCGGCTCCTGCCCCATGAAGCAAGGGAGCAACGCCTGCAAATAATCCTGGATTCTGTAAGTGACGGCATTGTCGCCATCGATGCCGACGGGCGCATTACCTCCCTCAACCCCATAGGCGAGAGAATGTTGCGGGTTACCCGCGCCGAGGCCCTGGAACAGCCCATTGCTTCTTTCCTGGGGTCGGATTTGCCCATCCTGCGCTGCCTGGCTGACGGTCGGCCTTACAACAATATCAAACTGGATATCACCGGCCCCCGGGGCAGGATTTGCCACCTGACCAGCGGCCGTTGCCTGCGGGACCCTGCCGGTACGGTGGTCGGCGTCGTGGCCACCATGAAAGATATTGCCGAATTAAGGCAGATGGTTTATACCCTGGCCCAACCAGAGGCCATCACCTTCAGCGATCTCATCGGCAACACCCCGGCTTTCAACCGCGTCGTCGCCATGGGACGCATGGTCGCCCTGGGAGACTCCACCGTTCTTCTCCGGGGTGAAAGCGGTACCGGGAAGGAGCTTTTCGCCCGGGCCTTGCATACGGAGAGCCCCCGGCGGCAGAAAGCCTTCATACCCGTCAACTGCGCCGCCCTGCCGGAAGAACTGCTGGAGAGCGAACTCTTTGGTTATGTCGGCGGCGCCTTCACCGGAGCGCGTAAGGGGGGTAAGGCCGGCCTCTTTGCCGCCGCTGAAGGGGGAACTATCTTCCTTGATGAAATCGCCGAGGCCTCCCCGGCCATCCAGGCCAAGCTGCTGCGGGTCCTCCAGGAAGGCAAGATCCGCCGGGTGGGCTCTAATAGCGAAGAGCCCGTCAATGTGCGGGTGATCGTCGCCACCCATCGCGACCTGGAAACCATGGTCCGGCAGGGCCTATTCCGAGAAGATCTTTATTACCGTCTTAATGTGGTCCCTATCTTCCTGCCGCCTTTACGGGAGAGGCGGGAAGACATCCCCCTGCTGGCCCGACATTTCCTGGATAAGCTGGCCCGGCATCTCAACCGAGCAGTCCCGGAATTAACCCCGGCTGCCCTGAATAAACTAACTGCTTACTCCTGGCCGGGCAACATCCGGGAGCTGGTCAACGTCCTGGAACGGGCTGTCAACCTGGTCAACGGCCCCCAAATCCTGCCGGAGCATATCTGGCTTTATAATTGGGAAGGGCCGTTACTCAGCAGGAACCCGCAACCGGAGCTAAAGACCCTGGCGGCGATCGTCCGGGCCGTCGAGGCGAACGCCGTTCAGGAGGCCTTGAAACGCCATGGTTCGGCCCGTAAAGCCGCCCGCGCCCTGGGACTTTCCCATACGGCCCTCCTGGGCAAGATCAAAAAGTTAGGCTTAAAGTGGCCGGCATAG
- a CDS encoding ACT domain-containing protein produces MRLRLQFADRVGMIADVARVVSRHGLNILSLEVIPDNMYLEIEAGPASPGKNSRSSWRPFRGSATSRPSGSCPMKQGSNACK; encoded by the coding sequence ATGCGCCTGCGCCTCCAGTTTGCCGACCGGGTAGGTATGATTGCCGATGTGGCCCGGGTAGTATCCCGCCATGGCCTGAATATCCTTTCCCTAGAAGTCATCCCGGACAATATGTACCTGGAAATAGAGGCCGGTCCGGCCTCTCCAGGGAAGAACTCTAGGTCGAGCTGGCGGCCATTCAGGGGGTCCGCCACCTCGAGACCATCCGGCTCCTGCCCCATGAAGCAAGGGAGCAACGCCTGCAAATAA
- a CDS encoding aldehyde ferredoxin oxidoreductase family protein, translating into MAKTAWIDLTTGKIELQPTPEEDLLKFLGSRGLAAKVLYDHVGPAVQPFDPENLLIFSTGPLTGTSWPSAARYTVTAKSPATGAYGYANSSGFFGPELRKAGYDLIVFRGRAARPVILHIEDDHLELLPAGDLWGQTTEVTEKTLRERYPGSRVAAIGPAGENLVRIAGVINDYARAAARTGMGAVMGSKNLKALVVKGSHRVETPPEFKEVVRRVTAAVRNHPESQMYSQWGTVCLIDSKNMSGDMPSKNHRWGQFPLGKEINAAAVARYTVKTQGCYACPIRCSRITEVPDGPFKTPLNEGPEYETTNALGSNLWNGSIELVIYANKLCNELGLDTISTGLVIAFAMEAHERGLLDDPRYSLAWGDPETIIGLIKDIAYRRGTGDLLADGVKAASARLGRGSEFFAMEVKGVELPRQEGRVLKAFGLGHATSNRGADHLYALPTIDVAGMTDVAAKVLPECGPELMEVTSEKFKAHMVRFTEACNALADAAGVCKFAFTETYAILPADLAEGLRALGIPISDEEIMRIGQRIVNLERMYNVRHGFNRKDDYLPPRSLQEPLDVYVNPEEIEKIPPGKAQLSRRGLTINLDIMLDEYYALGGWTGDGIPTAARLKELGLEELVKDLPAADPF; encoded by the coding sequence ATGGCTAAAACAGCCTGGATAGATCTAACAACCGGCAAAATCGAGCTTCAACCGACGCCGGAGGAGGATTTGCTAAAATTCCTGGGCAGCCGCGGCCTGGCGGCCAAAGTGCTTTACGACCATGTCGGCCCGGCAGTCCAACCCTTTGACCCGGAGAACCTGCTCATCTTTTCCACCGGCCCCCTGACGGGCACCTCTTGGCCCTCGGCGGCCCGCTATACGGTAACGGCCAAGTCGCCGGCCACCGGCGCCTACGGTTACGCCAACAGCTCCGGCTTCTTCGGCCCCGAGCTGCGTAAAGCCGGCTACGACCTCATCGTCTTTCGCGGCCGCGCCGCCCGCCCGGTGATCCTGCATATTGAGGACGACCACCTGGAGCTGCTCCCCGCCGGCGACCTCTGGGGTCAGACTACAGAAGTAACGGAAAAGACCCTGCGGGAACGGTACCCCGGCAGCCGGGTGGCCGCCATCGGCCCGGCAGGCGAAAACCTGGTGCGTATCGCCGGCGTTATCAACGACTACGCCCGGGCTGCGGCCCGCACCGGCATGGGGGCCGTCATGGGCTCGAAAAACCTCAAGGCCCTGGTAGTCAAAGGCAGCCACCGGGTAGAAACCCCGCCGGAGTTCAAAGAGGTGGTCCGCCGGGTAACGGCGGCCGTCCGCAACCACCCGGAGAGCCAGATGTACAGCCAGTGGGGCACCGTCTGCCTGATTGATTCCAAGAATATGAGCGGCGACATGCCCAGCAAGAACCACCGTTGGGGGCAATTCCCCCTGGGCAAAGAAATTAACGCGGCGGCGGTGGCCCGTTACACGGTAAAAACCCAGGGCTGCTACGCTTGCCCTATCCGCTGCTCCCGGATTACCGAAGTACCGGACGGCCCCTTTAAGACACCGCTGAACGAGGGACCGGAGTATGAAACCACTAACGCCCTGGGTTCCAATCTCTGGAATGGCAGTATCGAGCTGGTCATTTACGCCAACAAGCTCTGTAACGAACTAGGCCTGGACACTATTTCCACCGGCCTGGTCATCGCCTTCGCCATGGAAGCCCACGAAAGGGGCCTGCTGGACGACCCCAGGTACAGCCTGGCGTGGGGCGATCCGGAAACCATTATCGGCCTGATCAAAGACATCGCCTACCGCCGGGGCACAGGTGACCTGCTGGCCGACGGTGTCAAGGCAGCCAGCGCCCGCCTGGGCCGCGGCAGCGAATTTTTCGCCATGGAGGTCAAAGGGGTGGAACTGCCGCGGCAGGAAGGCCGGGTGCTGAAAGCCTTCGGCCTGGGACACGCCACCAGCAACCGCGGCGCCGACCATCTCTACGCCCTGCCGACCATCGACGTGGCCGGGATGACCGACGTGGCCGCTAAAGTATTGCCGGAGTGCGGCCCGGAACTCATGGAGGTTACATCGGAGAAATTCAAAGCCCATATGGTGCGTTTCACGGAAGCCTGCAACGCCCTGGCCGACGCCGCCGGCGTTTGCAAGTTCGCCTTCACCGAAACCTACGCCATTCTCCCGGCCGACCTGGCTGAAGGACTGCGGGCTTTAGGTATCCCAATCAGCGACGAAGAGATCATGCGCATCGGCCAGCGCATCGTCAACCTGGAACGGATGTATAACGTCCGCCACGGTTTCAACCGCAAAGACGATTACCTGCCGCCGCGTTCTTTGCAGGAACCCCTGGACGTCTACGTCAACCCGGAGGAGATCGAAAAAATACCGCCGGGTAAGGCCCAACTCTCCCGCCGGGGTCTGACCATCAACCTGGACATCATGCTGGATGAATACTACGCCCTGGGCGGCTGGACCGGGGATGGTATTCCTACTGCCGCCAGGCTGAAGGAACTTGGTCTGGAAGAATTGGTTAAAGATTTGCCTGCAGCAGATCCCTTCTGA